One region of Thermococcus sp. MAR1 genomic DNA includes:
- a CDS encoding nitrilase, producing MKVAYVQMEPVLLEPEVNYSRAEEMIREAVEKGAKLVVLPELFDTGYNFESRSEVEEVAGQIPDGPTAQFLMELSRELGVFIVAGTAEKDEKGRLYNSAVITGPIGSGYIGKYRKIHLFYREKLFFEPGNLGFHVFNIGIAKVGVMICFDWFFPESARTLALKGADIIAHPSNLVMPYAPRAMPIRALENRVYTITANRIGEERGLRFIGKSTIASPKAEVLAMGSEDKEEVAVVEVDLSLARDKRLNDINDVFRDRRPEFYSL from the coding sequence ATGAAGGTGGCTTACGTTCAGATGGAACCCGTCCTTCTTGAGCCGGAAGTTAACTATTCCAGGGCCGAGGAGATGATCCGTGAAGCGGTGGAGAAGGGGGCCAAACTCGTGGTTTTGCCGGAGCTCTTTGATACCGGCTACAACTTCGAGAGCAGGAGCGAGGTTGAAGAGGTTGCCGGTCAGATTCCAGATGGGCCGACTGCTCAGTTCCTGATGGAGCTTTCTAGGGAGCTTGGGGTTTTCATAGTTGCCGGAACCGCTGAGAAGGATGAGAAAGGCAGGCTCTACAACTCTGCCGTGATAACTGGGCCTATCGGGAGCGGATACATTGGAAAATACCGCAAGATTCACCTGTTCTACCGCGAGAAGCTATTCTTCGAGCCGGGCAACCTCGGCTTCCACGTCTTTAACATCGGCATAGCCAAAGTCGGGGTGATGATATGCTTTGACTGGTTCTTCCCTGAAAGCGCGAGAACCCTCGCCCTCAAAGGGGCCGACATCATAGCCCACCCAAGCAACCTCGTCATGCCCTACGCCCCAAGGGCGATGCCGATTAGGGCTTTGGAGAACCGTGTTTACACCATCACCGCCAACAGGATTGGCGAGGAGAGGGGTCTGCGATTCATAGGTAAGAGCACCATAGCATCTCCAAAGGCAGAAGTTCTCGCGATGGGTAGCGAGGATAAGGAAGAGGTTGCCGTCGTCGAGGTCGACCTCTCGCTCGCGAGGGACAAGCGGCTCAATGACATCAATGATGTCTTCAGGGACAGACGGCCCGAGTTCTACTCGCTGTGA
- a CDS encoding DUF1102 domain-containing protein — protein sequence MRKNIALGIFGLLVAFGLVLGAGANFRDYNADRSVHWDIVTDDNELIDLTPIQPYAYINDGGVLVVDISPDNPNYPGYGNGLSPNSEYNFDEVFEVSNDLWEDNMSIVVRITNDGNSAIQFYGADFDVHDSLTGAVVYASDMAKDDVCFVVDNGDAVKVGMDFDVGNEAPGTTQSTTMHIEAYRLGTEPADLVGKCGQ from the coding sequence TTGAGAAAAAATATTGCCCTAGGAATTTTTGGCCTGTTGGTGGCCTTTGGCCTCGTTTTGGGGGCTGGAGCAAACTTCAGGGACTACAACGCTGACAGGAGTGTGCATTGGGACATAGTGACCGATGACAACGAGCTCATCGACCTAACCCCAATACAGCCCTACGCGTACATAAACGACGGCGGTGTTTTGGTGGTTGACATCAGCCCAGACAACCCGAACTACCCCGGCTACGGAAACGGCCTAAGCCCGAACTCGGAGTACAACTTCGATGAAGTGTTTGAGGTAAGCAACGACCTCTGGGAGGACAACATGAGCATAGTTGTAAGGATAACAAACGACGGCAACAGCGCAATCCAGTTCTACGGCGCAGACTTTGACGTTCATGACAGTCTGACCGGAGCAGTGGTTTACGCCAGCGACATGGCGAAGGACGACGTGTGCTTCGTTGTAGATAACGGCGACGCTGTTAAGGTGGGAATGGACTTCGACGTTGGTAACGAAGCCCCAGGTACAACCCAGAGCACCACAATGCACATCGAAGCATACAGGCTTGGAACCGAGCCAGCTGACTTAGTTGGCAAATGCGGACAGTGA
- a CDS encoding class I SAM-dependent methyltransferase — protein sequence MSLEELYRYARGYMEPGNEGARKRFMELSEFFEKLKLPRGGRILDLCAGTGIAGSAAAKATNAKKLTLLDLRAEDLERVREWLEFAGLGIVPTKVRGDVREAAELIEEHEVALLFGNTMIHFDPFDAVRIFANVALTLTEDGVFIVEDTDRVYRILYSIGYKEFFVESKGENHTLASVHEGYDVRRGTFKRAYYLLPGFRKVGEFDFHHWDLATQLAIGRIFFREVRLIRPGEHGFTRVGDILYFKHPRKDVAELVLSDFSAPL from the coding sequence ATGTCCCTGGAGGAGCTGTACAGGTACGCGAGGGGATATATGGAGCCGGGCAACGAGGGGGCGAGAAAAAGGTTCATGGAACTGTCGGAGTTCTTTGAAAAGCTGAAGCTCCCCAGAGGTGGAAGGATCCTTGACCTCTGCGCTGGCACGGGAATAGCCGGAAGCGCGGCAGCAAAGGCAACGAATGCCAAAAAGCTAACCCTGCTTGACCTCAGGGCCGAAGATCTGGAGAGAGTCCGAGAATGGCTCGAATTCGCAGGCCTGGGAATTGTCCCGACAAAGGTTCGCGGGGACGTGAGGGAAGCAGCAGAACTTATTGAGGAGCACGAGGTCGCGCTTCTCTTCGGCAACACCATGATACACTTCGATCCCTTCGACGCGGTCAGGATATTCGCCAACGTAGCCTTGACATTGACCGAGGACGGTGTTTTCATTGTAGAAGACACCGACAGGGTTTACAGGATATTATACAGCATCGGCTACAAGGAATTCTTCGTCGAGAGTAAGGGAGAAAACCACACCCTCGCCTCCGTCCACGAGGGATACGACGTCAGAAGGGGGACGTTCAAAAGAGCCTACTACCTACTGCCTGGCTTCAGAAAGGTGGGGGAGTTCGACTTCCACCACTGGGACCTGGCGACCCAGCTGGCGATCGGGCGGATATTCTTCAGGGAGGTCAGGCTCATAAGGCCGGGGGAGCACGGATTCACGCGCGTGGGAGACATCCTCTATTTTAAACACCCGAGAAAAGACGTTGCAGAGCTTGTCCTAAGTGACTTCAGCGCTCCGCTCTAA
- a CDS encoding transcriptional regulator, which translates to MSDVYERLEALLRSLGVKKTELRIYRLLLEKSEPMRITEIQRELGISERSVREHVLSLYRKGILRRRLIEQGWLGYVYTAVSPSEVLEHLKENLIKRINEIEKELKSTSKQRN; encoded by the coding sequence ATGAGCGACGTCTACGAGAGACTTGAGGCACTGCTGCGTTCACTTGGCGTTAAAAAGACGGAGCTGAGGATATACCGCCTCCTCCTCGAGAAGAGCGAGCCCATGAGGATAACTGAGATACAGAGGGAGCTCGGCATAAGCGAGCGCTCGGTTAGGGAGCATGTCCTGAGCCTGTACCGGAAGGGCATCCTCCGGAGAAGACTCATCGAGCAGGGATGGCTGGGCTACGTTTACACAGCCGTTTCACCGAGCGAGGTTCTGGAGCACCTGAAGGAGAACCTGATAAAGAGGATAAACGAAATCGAAAAGGAGCTCAAAAGCACATCCAAGCAGAGAAACTAG
- a CDS encoding DUF4910 domain-containing protein produces the protein MRRFLKEAEVFDPLNVLHYIAEISQFHRIQGSKELPEAVRFIREELRIWGINAELHEEFYDGKSWFLTLKSPIAWDLVHGKIEVLDKTLTTSQSPLVVMAHSPGGKAEGEVVHIAREEDWENVGGKIVLVGKEWRDAYRKANEAGAIGFIAYREGTGEAIPYIGLFLTKDDLEWAKIPAVAIPESLARGIMGKLNSGERVEARVEVEAQINEHQVLPILYAEIGKEPFILFTAHICHPKPGANDNASGSAMLIELARVLGRLYDDSFRFGFAFLWIPEYYGTQAFVEKYAGLDRYYAAINLDMVAGSEDRAGSTIMLVRTPLSRFSVVSGLLEYFLELANGKGKSFSGSPMPRLKLKSYPYEMGSDHDVFNFFGIPSVMPITWPDRFYHSSEDTVEKVSKTSIEIIGKAVLATALALAKATKDELQRFARGYAMKYLGELSLDRDTEHAEKLVMMGLARDSHFLGIESGHPFERKPWLRWVRKGQVSGALIRSIDEKAYEEFKELTKNRKTLAHLHELLMLGELLPKDEAMGALKEEFGEVEEDKLEKLLALLEKTGVIEVL, from the coding sequence ATGAGGCGCTTTTTAAAGGAGGCCGAGGTTTTTGACCCTTTAAACGTTCTGCACTACATAGCCGAGATAAGTCAGTTTCACAGGATACAGGGTTCAAAGGAGCTTCCGGAGGCGGTCCGCTTCATCCGGGAAGAGCTAAGAATATGGGGGATCAACGCGGAGCTTCACGAGGAGTTCTACGACGGCAAAAGCTGGTTCCTGACCCTTAAATCCCCCATAGCATGGGACCTGGTGCACGGAAAGATTGAGGTTCTGGATAAAACTCTGACGACCTCTCAGAGTCCCCTCGTCGTCATGGCCCACTCACCGGGCGGAAAGGCCGAGGGTGAAGTGGTTCACATAGCCCGCGAGGAGGACTGGGAGAACGTTGGGGGGAAGATAGTCCTGGTTGGGAAGGAGTGGCGCGACGCCTACAGGAAGGCCAACGAAGCTGGAGCTATTGGATTCATCGCTTACCGCGAAGGAACCGGGGAAGCCATACCCTACATCGGCCTGTTTCTTACCAAAGATGACCTCGAATGGGCAAAGATTCCCGCCGTTGCTATTCCCGAAAGCCTGGCCAGAGGCATAATGGGGAAGCTGAACTCCGGGGAGAGAGTTGAGGCCAGGGTCGAGGTTGAAGCCCAGATAAACGAGCACCAGGTTCTGCCGATCCTCTATGCCGAGATTGGAAAGGAGCCGTTCATCCTCTTCACCGCCCACATCTGTCATCCGAAGCCCGGTGCCAACGACAACGCCTCCGGAAGTGCCATGCTGATAGAGCTCGCGAGGGTTCTGGGGAGGCTCTACGACGACTCTTTCCGCTTCGGCTTCGCCTTCCTGTGGATTCCTGAGTACTACGGAACACAGGCCTTCGTGGAAAAATACGCGGGACTGGACAGGTACTATGCCGCCATAAACCTTGACATGGTGGCCGGAAGTGAGGACAGGGCCGGCTCAACGATAATGCTTGTAAGAACTCCGCTGTCGAGGTTTTCGGTGGTTTCTGGCCTTTTGGAGTACTTCCTTGAGCTGGCCAATGGGAAAGGAAAGAGCTTCTCGGGAAGCCCGATGCCGCGCTTAAAGCTCAAGAGCTATCCCTACGAGATGGGCAGCGACCACGACGTCTTCAACTTCTTTGGAATCCCGTCGGTGATGCCAATAACCTGGCCGGACCGCTTTTATCATTCCAGCGAGGACACGGTTGAGAAGGTGAGCAAAACCAGTATAGAGATCATCGGCAAAGCAGTTCTGGCCACTGCTCTGGCACTTGCCAAGGCAACTAAAGACGAACTCCAGCGCTTTGCGCGCGGCTACGCCATGAAGTACCTCGGTGAGCTCTCCCTCGACAGGGACACCGAGCACGCGGAGAAGCTGGTGATGATGGGCCTGGCCAGGGACTCACACTTCTTGGGCATCGAAAGCGGTCACCCCTTCGAGAGGAAGCCCTGGCTGAGGTGGGTTAGAAAAGGGCAGGTATCGGGCGCTCTCATAAGGAGCATCGACGAAAAGGCCTATGAGGAGTTCAAAGAGCTGACGAAGAACAGAAAAACACTGGCCCATCTCCATGAGCTTCTAATGCTTGGCGAGCTCCTCCCAAAAGACGAGGCAATGGGCGCGCTGAAGGAGGAGTTCGGGGAAGTTGAAGAAGATAAGCTGGAGAAGCTCCTGGCCCTGTTGGAGAAGACTGGGGTTATAGAGGTGCTCTAG
- a CDS encoding multidrug transporter — translation MMARKRKYILLLIPVAVAVVVTLVVNAEMFPDDYSYQRVFFGPNDVQAEILPVNSHIAGYILAERPFSVYVISSNSGYFEGNSDNVLMSWENVTNVTLSINVPRDGYYLVIKNGNVSQEIEMRFRAER, via the coding sequence ATGATGGCGAGAAAAAGGAAGTACATCCTTTTGCTGATACCCGTTGCGGTGGCGGTGGTGGTTACCCTAGTCGTCAACGCGGAGATGTTCCCGGATGATTACTCATACCAGAGGGTCTTTTTTGGGCCGAACGACGTTCAGGCCGAGATTCTACCCGTGAATTCCCATATAGCCGGTTACATACTCGCCGAGAGGCCCTTCTCCGTCTACGTGATATCCTCCAACTCCGGCTACTTTGAAGGCAACAGCGATAACGTTCTCATGAGCTGGGAGAACGTCACGAACGTCACCCTTAGTATCAACGTCCCCCGCGACGGCTACTACCTCGTTATCAAAAACGGCAACGTTAGCCAGGAAATAGAAATGAGGTTTAGAGCGGAGCGCTGA
- a CDS encoding YhfC family intramembrane metalloprotease — protein sequence MYLLPFPILGGLLAWATLYFIGFEKQRWGEFLLGLAAFFIAMIIQNPVQQLPLLGMGIKSNADVIARGTAFVVGVSIWFGLIAGIVQEGAKYLLVKGKSLNTGLFMGLGFGVTEVFLIAGAALAGAMATGKPLDVPLSTALLSMVERYFVVLFHVGTGIYLAYTYSEGYGKEGLLAMIGIHTLIDSLAAYYQLTKSEPVMYAVEFITALAAMGLVYYMIPKAKVELPKEEEALW from the coding sequence ATGTACCTCCTTCCGTTCCCCATACTCGGCGGACTGCTGGCATGGGCAACGCTGTACTTTATAGGCTTCGAAAAGCAGAGGTGGGGGGAGTTTCTCTTAGGCTTAGCGGCCTTCTTCATTGCGATGATAATCCAGAATCCTGTCCAGCAGCTCCCGCTCCTCGGGATGGGGATAAAGTCCAACGCAGACGTCATAGCCAGGGGGACGGCCTTCGTCGTGGGTGTCTCAATATGGTTCGGACTTATCGCCGGCATAGTTCAGGAGGGGGCAAAATACCTCCTGGTAAAGGGGAAGAGTCTGAACACCGGCCTGTTCATGGGGCTGGGCTTCGGAGTAACGGAGGTCTTCCTCATAGCCGGGGCGGCCCTCGCCGGAGCTATGGCGACCGGAAAACCGCTCGACGTACCGTTAAGCACGGCGCTCCTCTCGATGGTGGAGCGCTACTTCGTGGTGCTCTTCCACGTTGGGACAGGGATATACCTGGCCTATACTTACAGCGAAGGCTACGGGAAGGAGGGACTCCTCGCCATGATAGGTATTCATACCCTCATCGATTCCCTGGCAGCTTATTACCAGCTCACGAAAAGCGAGCCGGTCATGTACGCGGTAGAGTTTATAACCGCCCTCGCCGCAATGGGGCTGGTTTATTACATGATTCCAAAGGCAAAGGTCGAGCTCCCGAAGGAAGAGGAAGCCCTGTGGTGA
- a CDS encoding metallophosphoesterase has protein sequence MCSFESFERLSMEIVTPRGRTLLIADPHIGFELSRGLRIRTHFEERLAEFITEKDPDLLILLGDIKEPIGLSFTMKRLLMGFFSDLRGIPTIITKGNHDGRIEEVAQKFSHVKVAEHVLIGGFLFLHGHRNLPEVEFSEGYLGHIHPAYTFKSGGTSRKTKVFFRVGRFLILPTINPFIEGFDVRQGIKMVPFLKDSREGEAFLPEGIYLGRVPL, from the coding sequence ATGTGCTCTTTTGAATCCTTTGAGAGGCTCTCTATGGAAATTGTAACCCCCAGGGGGAGGACTCTCCTGATAGCCGACCCCCACATCGGTTTTGAACTTTCGCGGGGCTTGAGGATAAGGACTCACTTCGAGGAGAGGCTTGCCGAGTTTATAACAGAGAAGGATCCCGATCTGCTGATTCTGCTCGGCGACATCAAAGAGCCGATAGGACTGAGCTTCACTATGAAGCGCCTCCTCATGGGATTCTTCTCAGACCTCCGGGGGATACCCACAATAATCACCAAAGGAAACCACGACGGCAGGATAGAGGAGGTGGCCCAAAAGTTTTCCCACGTTAAGGTAGCTGAGCACGTGCTTATAGGGGGGTTTCTCTTCCTCCACGGGCATAGGAACCTGCCAGAGGTCGAGTTTTCCGAAGGCTACCTGGGACACATACATCCCGCGTATACCTTCAAGAGCGGCGGGACTTCCAGAAAAACAAAGGTTTTCTTCCGCGTGGGCAGGTTTCTGATACTCCCCACCATCAACCCCTTCATAGAGGGCTTCGACGTGAGGCAGGGAATAAAGATGGTTCCCTTTCTGAAGGATTCAAGGGAGGGTGAGGCGTTCCTTCCAGAGGGCATTTACTTGGGGCGTGTTCCACTATAG
- a CDS encoding glycosyltransferase family 2 protein — MKISVIVPTYNERENLEELFDRISGALEGYDYEIIIVDDDSPDKTWEFAQQLGKRYPVKVIRRTDEKGLSSAVIRGFREASGDVFVVMDADLQHPPEVIPELLRAIENGADIAIASRYVPGGGVRNWYWYRKLISKGAIMIGRLALPKIRNVKDPVSGFFALRREVVEGVELNPVGFKILMEILIKGKYERVTEVPFTFGLRKAGESKLGTKTMLNYLRHVYRLMRWEGELDRLIKFTLVGLSGVLVNEGFLWLFVSGFGWDKILANVPATELAILNNFTWNDLWTFKDLKRKPLWRRLFTFHIAALTGAVVQWLIYAVLVYMGLYYLVANLIGIVVSFVVRFLVNRHVTWG; from the coding sequence GTGAAAATCAGCGTTATAGTTCCCACCTACAACGAGAGGGAAAACCTTGAGGAGCTCTTCGATAGAATCAGCGGAGCGCTTGAGGGTTACGATTATGAAATCATCATAGTTGACGACGATTCTCCCGATAAAACTTGGGAGTTTGCTCAGCAACTGGGTAAAAGATATCCCGTCAAGGTGATACGCCGCACCGATGAGAAGGGCCTCTCCTCTGCCGTGATAAGGGGATTCAGAGAGGCCTCTGGCGATGTCTTCGTCGTCATGGACGCCGACCTTCAGCACCCGCCCGAGGTTATTCCCGAGCTTCTGAGGGCCATTGAAAACGGTGCTGACATAGCGATAGCCAGCAGGTACGTTCCCGGAGGCGGAGTGAGGAACTGGTACTGGTACAGGAAGCTGATCTCCAAGGGCGCTATAATGATAGGCCGCCTCGCGCTACCTAAGATAAGGAACGTCAAAGACCCTGTGAGCGGTTTCTTTGCCCTCAGAAGAGAGGTCGTTGAAGGGGTAGAGCTCAATCCAGTTGGTTTTAAGATTCTCATGGAGATTCTGATCAAGGGCAAATACGAGAGGGTAACTGAGGTTCCCTTCACCTTCGGTCTCAGGAAAGCCGGGGAGAGCAAACTGGGTACAAAAACGATGCTTAACTACCTCCGGCACGTTTACAGGCTCATGCGCTGGGAGGGCGAGCTGGACCGGCTCATCAAATTTACCCTCGTCGGTCTTTCTGGTGTTCTCGTAAACGAAGGCTTTCTCTGGCTTTTCGTGTCTGGTTTTGGCTGGGACAAGATACTCGCCAACGTCCCGGCGACCGAGCTGGCGATACTCAACAACTTCACCTGGAACGATCTCTGGACGTTCAAGGACCTCAAGAGAAAGCCCCTCTGGAGGAGACTCTTCACGTTTCACATAGCGGCTTTAACCGGGGCCGTTGTTCAGTGGCTCATCTATGCTGTCCTCGTTTACATGGGGCTGTACTACCTCGTTGCCAACCTGATCGGGATAGTCGTTTCATTCGTCGTGCGCTTCCTCGTCAACAGGCACGTGACGTGGGGCTAG
- a CDS encoding ATPase domain-containing protein, translated as MYVGELLKSLDRVSTGVPGLDDLIGGGFIPGRVYLIIGPPGSGKTTFGVQFLVEGAKNDEKGLFISLLEHPKIITQDMLRYNFGLLTHLKSKRILFYDMGESIFGAGRRFTWSEIFENILRIIEAEGVKRVVIDSFTSLEYSVLDPEHKRMALGRFIRKLHERGITCLIMAEMMSSENYTEDYYLSDGVIVLHHFMRNYQMVRALQVLKMHGVAHDSNLKKLRFTEEGLRVYPEAPF; from the coding sequence ATGTACGTGGGAGAACTCCTCAAGAGTCTTGATAGAGTTTCAACCGGCGTTCCGGGACTTGACGATTTAATCGGTGGGGGCTTTATCCCGGGCAGGGTTTATCTTATAATTGGTCCCCCTGGAAGCGGAAAAACGACCTTTGGAGTTCAGTTTCTGGTTGAGGGCGCCAAAAACGATGAGAAGGGACTGTTCATATCCCTTCTGGAGCATCCCAAGATTATAACCCAAGACATGCTCAGGTACAACTTCGGACTCCTAACCCACCTCAAGTCGAAGAGGATACTCTTCTATGACATGGGTGAGAGCATCTTCGGCGCTGGGAGGAGGTTCACCTGGAGCGAGATATTTGAGAACATCCTCCGCATCATCGAGGCGGAGGGTGTCAAGAGGGTGGTCATAGACTCATTCACGTCCCTGGAGTACTCGGTTCTCGACCCCGAGCACAAGAGGATGGCGCTGGGCAGGTTCATAAGGAAGCTCCACGAGCGCGGGATTACGTGTCTCATAATGGCAGAGATGATGAGCTCCGAGAACTACACGGAGGACTACTACCTCTCCGACGGCGTTATAGTACTTCACCACTTCATGAGGAACTATCAGATGGTAAGGGCCCTTCAGGTTCTGAAGATGCACGGCGTTGCCCACGACAGCAACCTCAAGAAGCTCCGCTTTACCGAAGAGGGGCTCAGGGTCTATCCGGAGGCGCCGTTCTGA
- a CDS encoding heavy metal-binding domain-containing protein — MGEFIITTTEKIPGYRVVEVKGLARGGIVRATHVGRDIMAFFKNLKGGEVQEYTQMLAEAREEALRRMKLHAEDMGANAVIGVRFMTSAVASGMAEIYAYGTAVVVEKLEE; from the coding sequence ATGGGTGAGTTCATCATAACGACCACTGAGAAAATCCCCGGCTACCGCGTGGTTGAGGTCAAGGGGCTCGCCAGGGGCGGTATCGTCAGGGCAACCCACGTTGGCCGGGACATAATGGCCTTCTTCAAGAACCTGAAGGGCGGTGAAGTGCAGGAGTACACCCAGATGCTGGCAGAGGCCAGGGAGGAGGCACTGAGGAGGATGAAGCTTCACGCCGAGGACATGGGGGCCAATGCCGTCATAGGGGTCCGCTTCATGACTTCAGCTGTTGCCTCGGGTATGGCGGAGATATACGCCTACGGCACGGCGGTGGTCGTTGAAAAGCTGGAGGAGTGA
- a CDS encoding sigma factor-like helix-turn-helix DNA-binding protein: MLRLPEGMERVWLMRAKGMREVEIAEALGVSRQAVNKALKDARVKLFEAFFGIAEVFGFEVIRVNAEKGFMVARGKCLDKNVRVYAFYFPGKGIRAFFGEDLPEYVIEHAVEMGIIRKPEREELIKALES; this comes from the coding sequence ATGCTTCGACTTCCTGAGGGCATGGAGAGGGTCTGGCTGATGAGGGCCAAGGGGATGAGAGAGGTTGAGATAGCCGAGGCCCTCGGTGTCTCACGCCAGGCTGTCAATAAAGCTTTGAAGGACGCGCGGGTGAAGCTCTTTGAGGCCTTCTTTGGTATCGCCGAAGTGTTTGGCTTCGAGGTGATAAGGGTCAACGCGGAGAAGGGCTTCATGGTCGCGAGGGGAAAATGCTTAGATAAAAACGTTAGAGTTTACGCCTTCTACTTCCCTGGGAAGGGGATAAGGGCATTCTTCGGAGAGGATCTGCCGGAGTATGTGATTGAGCACGCAGTTGAGATGGGGATAATAAGAAAACCCGAACGGGAAGAGCTGATAAAGGCACTCGAAAGCTAA
- a CDS encoding PadR family transcriptional regulator, which translates to MLVDRKEKALKKLRKDLRSGLYSYLVLLLLEREEELHGYAIRKRLEELSDGRIVPSEGALYDILKSLKKTGLVGDTWAEVGGRPRKYYSLTKLGREVLSELKMEIGAIMETLERMEEK; encoded by the coding sequence GTGCTGGTGGACAGAAAGGAGAAAGCCCTCAAGAAGCTGAGAAAAGACCTCCGCTCCGGGCTCTACTCGTACCTGGTGCTCCTGCTCCTGGAGAGGGAGGAAGAGCTCCACGGCTACGCGATACGGAAGAGACTGGAGGAGCTCAGCGACGGCAGGATCGTGCCCAGTGAAGGGGCACTCTACGACATCCTCAAGAGCCTGAAGAAGACCGGGCTGGTGGGGGACACCTGGGCCGAAGTTGGCGGAAGGCCGAGGAAGTACTACTCCCTGACGAAGCTGGGCAGGGAAGTCCTGAGCGAGCTGAAGATGGAGATAGGGGCGATAATGGAGACGCTTGAGAGGATGGAGGAAAAGTAG
- a CDS encoding DUF1102 domain-containing protein has protein sequence MNKLFGLTLLMIGMLLAVGAGANFRYYAADRTASFDVVSDDNELIDLTALQPYVTYDAGKLYVDISSYNPNYPQGAGMGMSPNTTYVFEEMFQVSNELWENNETNYPICVTIKTQHDDVLIFAGNYTNPIAGPDNNIEFTVEHGDPVPIGMIFDNTNSTLGSYQFQMSIEAYAGACP, from the coding sequence ATGAACAAACTGTTTGGACTAACTTTGCTGATGATAGGAATGCTCCTAGCGGTGGGCGCTGGAGCTAACTTCAGATATTATGCCGCCGATAGGACGGCCTCCTTCGATGTAGTTTCCGATGACAACGAGCTCATCGACCTAACCGCCCTTCAGCCCTACGTGACCTACGATGCCGGAAAGCTCTACGTGGATATAAGCAGCTACAACCCGAACTATCCACAAGGTGCTGGTATGGGAATGAGCCCGAACACGACCTACGTCTTTGAGGAGATGTTCCAAGTAAGCAACGAGCTCTGGGAAAACAACGAGACTAACTACCCGATATGCGTCACCATAAAGACCCAGCATGACGATGTACTGATCTTCGCGGGCAACTACACCAACCCCATAGCCGGACCGGACAACAACATAGAGTTCACCGTCGAGCACGGAGACCCTGTTCCGATAGGCATGATATTCGACAACACAAACTCAACCCTGGGAAGCTACCAGTTCCAGATGAGCATCGAGGCCTACGCCGGAGCCTGCCCGTGA
- a CDS encoding SdpI family protein — translation MEPYTLFRIIWATFLGLGMIAAGVITFTSKGEPGIGFRIGYTYLSERARRKANRVSGIGTILTGVFLIILSPFLSFPRLAALLLLGIGTTMLLAYLTAKREYELEEFSEKAPEKPGKVIKPPDLKKYIALQAAFLAIFTGLCIAGRVPQETAIVLGGALILLLALTFLVSRPLVFQLAPKFKGVMAKRFAKALTLVSGLMTAEIALAALGYEPGPLGVVLLIMASLGVIFYATFIALAGAYEEGYY, via the coding sequence ATGGAACCATATACGCTCTTCAGAATCATCTGGGCGACCTTCCTCGGCCTCGGCATGATTGCCGCTGGAGTCATTACATTTACCTCAAAGGGCGAGCCGGGAATCGGCTTCAGGATAGGCTACACTTACCTCTCCGAGCGCGCGAGGAGGAAAGCCAACCGCGTTTCCGGAATCGGGACAATCCTCACAGGAGTGTTTCTTATAATCCTCTCCCCGTTTCTGAGCTTCCCACGGCTTGCCGCCCTACTGCTCCTGGGCATCGGAACAACCATGCTCCTCGCCTATCTGACTGCAAAGCGCGAGTACGAGCTTGAGGAGTTCTCGGAGAAAGCGCCCGAGAAACCTGGAAAGGTGATAAAACCCCCAGATTTAAAGAAGTACATCGCCCTCCAGGCCGCCTTTCTGGCCATCTTCACCGGCCTTTGTATAGCCGGAAGAGTTCCCCAGGAAACCGCCATCGTTCTCGGCGGAGCGCTCATTCTGCTCCTCGCACTGACGTTTTTAGTTTCCCGCCCGCTGGTTTTCCAGCTGGCTCCGAAGTTCAAGGGAGTCATGGCGAAGAGGTTTGCAAAGGCACTAACTCTAGTCTCGGGATTGATGACGGCTGAGATTGCCTTAGCGGCACTCGGCTATGAACCCGGGCCGCTTGGTGTCGTCTTGCTTATTATGGCCTCGCTCGGCGTTATCTTCTATGCCACCTTCATTGCTCTCGCAGGAGCCTACGAGGAGGGTTACTATTAG